A single region of the Brassica rapa cultivar Chiifu-401-42 chromosome A03, CAAS_Brap_v3.01, whole genome shotgun sequence genome encodes:
- the LOC103859994 gene encoding G-type lectin S-receptor-like serine/threonine-protein kinase CES101 isoform X3, producing the protein MQILSLFNTVNFRQGESCCQTDTLLQGESLKDGQELVSAFNIFKLKFFNFKNSSNLYLGVWYNNLYLNDIQDRPVWIANRDNPIPRRPGSLTIDSLGRLKILRGASSLLLNLSSTESTGNTTLKLLDSGNLQLTEMGPGGSTRVLWQSFDYPTDTLLPGMKLGFNVKTKKRWELRSGLSDTLPASGSFVFGMDANISNLLTILWRGERYWASGLWFKGRFSLEAFNNYESVFSFNSTESERYFVFSVDRRYPETVFPTITIDQHGVLHINRLDRELAHVRCSPFTLSKEVSSRDRYRQDYSGRYEKEYRDWYEKENRDRYRDQYEREYSDQYGGKPRGWYEKNSSDCYGNKSRDCLQAGCTVPDMAHGLLNCNPFRSTYFEEAGPALLGSGSVVNETGGRLSSADCHVICLQNCSCVAYASTNVDGTGCEIWTDPCKLWYTDPTNNSSSFSPTSRSIYIREQGPTCMESDSGNYFPGFGGDRDNGNPVVWLIVGASLFLTILVIGVIIYKYKVKVTDIFRKTFYFLRGKTIQLSKAAFYFSREKIIQPSKAAFSYLWRKIIQPMNGFIGRKLLTLRYGSAVDRELLLRELGIDRRGRHRRSARKNNNELNIFSFESVALATDYFSDENLLGEGGFGPVYKGMLMSGEEVAIKRLSIASGQGLVEFKNEAMLIAKLQHTNLVQLLGCCIEKDEKMLIYEYMPNKGLDYFLFDPLRKNVLDWRLRFRIMEGIIQGLLYLHKYSRLKVIHRDIKASNILLDEDMNPKISDFGMARIFGAQESKANTRRVAGTFGYMCPEYFREGLFSAKSDVFSFGVLMLEIICGRKNNSFHHDSEGPLNLIVHVWNLFKENRVGEVIDSSLGDSALENPQVLRCFQVALLCVQEKPEDRPSMLDVVSMIYGDGNNALSLPKEPAFYDGPRRSSPDTEVEQPETENASVNRVSITVMEAR; encoded by the exons ATGCAAATTTTAAGCCTTTTTAACACTGTTAACTTCAGacaag GAGAATCTTGCTGTCAAACGGATACTCTGCTTCAGGGGGAGTCCTTGAAAGATGGGCAAGAGCTGGTTTCAGCTTTCAACATCTTCAAGCTCAAGTTCTTCAACTTCAAGAACTCGAGCAACTTGTATCTTGGTGTTTGGTACAACAATTTGTATCTGAATGATATCCAAGACAGACCCGTCTGGATTGCTAACCGTGACAATCCGATTCCTAGACGCCCTGGAAGCCTCACGATTGACTCTCTTGGTAGGCTGAAGATTTTGAGAGGAGCATCAAGCCTACTGCTTAACCTGAGTTCTACTGAAAGCACTGGAAACACTACCCTTAAGCTGTTGGATTCTGGAAATCTCCAGCTCACGGAGATGGGTCCTGGTGGTTCCACGAGGGTTTTGTGGCAGAGCTTTGATTATCCGACTGATACTCTTCTCCCTGGGATGAAACTCGGTTTCAACGTCAAGACCAAGAAGAGATGGGAGCTGAGATCAGGGCTAAGTGATACTTTACCAGCTTCTGGATCTTTTGTCTTTGGGATGGATGCCAATATATCAAACTTATTGACCATCTTGTGGCGTGGAGAAAGGTATTGGGCAAGTGGGCTCTGGTTCAAAGGTCGTTTCTCCTTGGAGGCATTCAACAACTACGAATCGGTCTTCTCTTTTAACTCAACAGAGAGTGAACGCTACTTCGTGTTTTCAGTTGATCGCCGCTATCCTGAAACAGTGTTTCCCACGATAACGATAGACCAGCATGGCGTTCTGCATATAAACAGGCTTGACAGAGAGCTAGCTCATGTCCGTTGCTCTCCTTTCACTTTGAGTAAAGAGGTCAGTTCCAGGGATCGGTATAGACAAGATTACAGCGGTCGGTATGAGAAAGAGTACAGAGATTGGTATGAGAAAGAGAACAGAGATCGGTATAGGGACCAGTATGAGAGAGAGTACAGTGATCAGTATGGGGGAAAACCCAGAGGTTGGTATGAAAAAAATTCCAGCGATTGTTATGGGAACAAATCCAGGGATTGTTTGCAGGCTGGTTGCACAGTCCCTGATATGGCACATGGGTTACTGAACTGCAATCCCTTTCGCTCTACCTATTTCGAAGAGGCAGGACCAGCTTTACTAGGCAGTGGTTCTGTTGTTAATGAGACCGGTGGAAGACTTAGTTCAGCTGATTGCCATGTTATATGTCTGCAGAACTGTTCTTGTGTTGCCTATGCCTCAACTAATGTGGATGGTACGGGCTGCGAGATATGGACTGATCCCTGCAAGCTGTGGTATACTGATCCTACCAACAACAGCTCGTCTTTTTCTCCTACTTCCAGAAGTATATACATTCGTGAACAAGGTCCGACATGTATGGAAAGTGATTCGGGAAATTATTTTCCGGGCTTTGGGGGAGACAGAGACAATGGAAATCCAGTAGTTTGGCTAATTGTTGGAGCATCACTCTTTCTAACCATACTTGTGATTGGTGTCATCATCTATAAGTATAAAGTAAAAG TAACTGATATATTCCGCAAAACATTCTACTTTTTACGTGGGAAAACCATTCAACTTAGCAAGGCCGCTTTTTACTTTTCACGGGAGAAAATCATTCAACCAAGTAAGGCGGCGTTTAGCTATCTATGGAGGAAAATCATTCAACCAA TGAATGGTTTCATTGGGAGGAAGCTTCTAACACTGAGGTACGGTTCAGCAGTAGACCGCGAATTGTTGCTGCGTGAACTGGGAATTGATAGGAGAGGCAGGCACAGGAGAAGTGCAAGGAAGAATAATAATGAACTTAACATTTTTAGCTTTGAGAGTGTAGCCTTGGCAACAGATTACTTCTCTGATGAGAACTTGCTTGGTGAAGGAGGTTTTGGTCCTGTCTATAAG GGGATGTTGATGAGTGGGGAAGAAGTGGCGATCAAGAGACTATCAATAGCATCAGGGCAAGGACTAGTGGAGTTCAAGAACGAGGCCATGCTTATTGCAAAACTTCAACACACGAATCTCGTGCAGTTGCTAGGATGTTGCATTGAGAAGGATGAGAAAATGTTGATTTACGAGTACATGCCTAACAAGGGCCTTGATTACTTCCTCTTTG ATCCATTGAGGAAAAATGTTTTAGATTGGAGGCTGAGGTTTAGGATCATGGAAGGGATCATTCAAGGGCTTTTGTACCTTCACAAGTACTCGAGATTGAAAGTAATACACAGAGACATCAAAGCCAGTAACATTTTGCTGGATGAGGATATGAATCCGAAGATATCGGATTTTGGGATGGCTCGGATATTTGGCGCCCAAGAATCCAAAGCCAACACCAGAAGAGTTGCTGGAACATT tGGCTATATGTGTCCTGAGTACTTCAGAGAAGGGCTATTCTCGGCTAAATCAGATGTGTTCAGCTTCGGTGTTCTGATGCTTGAAATAATTTGTGGAAGGAAGAACAATAGCTTCCACCATGACTCAGAAGGACCTCTCAATCTCATAGTTCAT GTGTGGAATCTGTTTAAAGAGAACAGAGTTGGCGAGGTGATAGATTCTTCTTTGGGAGATTCTGCACTTGAGAACCCTCAAGTGTTGAGATGCTTTCAAGTTGCTCTCTTGTGTGTACAAGAAAAGCCAGAAGACAGACCAAGTATGTTAGATGTTGTGTCCATGATATACGGCGACGGAAACAATGCTCTTTCTTTGCCTAAAGAGCCAGCTTTCTATGATGGTCCCCGGAGAAGCTCACCAGATACAGAGGTTGAGCAACCAGAAACGGAAAATGCATCAGTAAATAGAGTTTCCATCACGGTGATGGAAGCAAGGTGA
- the LOC103859994 gene encoding G-type lectin S-receptor-like serine/threonine-protein kinase CES101 isoform X4 → MGPGGSTRVLWQSFDYPTDTLLPGMKLGFNVKTKKRWELRSGLSDTLPASGSFVFGMDANISNLLTILWRGERYWASGLWFKGRFSLEAFNNYESVFSFNSTESERYFVFSVDRRYPETVFPTITIDQHGVLHINRLDRELAHVRCSPFTLSKEVSSRDRYRQDYSGRYEKEYRDWYEKENRDRYRDQYEREYSDQYGGKPRGWYEKNSSDCYGNKSRDCLQAGCTVPDMAHGLLNCNPFRSTYFEEAGPALLGSGSVVNETGGRLSSADCHVICLQNCSCVAYASTNVDGTGCEIWTDPCKLWYTDPTNNSSSFSPTSRSIYIREQGPTCMESDSGNYFPGFGGDRDNGNPVVWLIVGASLFLTILVIGVIIYKYKVKVTDIFRKTFYFLRGKTIQLSKAAFYFSREKIIQPSKAAFSYLWRKIIQPMNGFIGRKLLTLRYGSAVDRELLLRELGIDRRGRHRRSARKNNNELNIFSFESVALATDYFSDENLLGEGGFGPVYKGMLMSGEEVAIKRLSIASGQGLVEFKNEAMLIAKLQHTNLVQLLGCCIEKDEKMLIYEYMPNKGLDYFLFDPLRKNVLDWRLRFRIMEGIIQGLLYLHKYSRLKVIHRDIKASNILLDEDMNPKISDFGMARIFGAQESKANTRRVAGTFGYMCPEYFREGLFSAKSDVFSFGVLMLEIICGRKNNSFHHDSEGPLNLIVHVWNLFKENRVGEVIDSSLGDSALENPQVLRCFQVALLCVQEKPEDRPSMLDVVSMIYGDGNNALSLPKEPAFYDGPRRSSPDTEVEQPETENASVNRVSITVMEAR, encoded by the exons ATGGGTCCTGGTGGTTCCACGAGGGTTTTGTGGCAGAGCTTTGATTATCCGACTGATACTCTTCTCCCTGGGATGAAACTCGGTTTCAACGTCAAGACCAAGAAGAGATGGGAGCTGAGATCAGGGCTAAGTGATACTTTACCAGCTTCTGGATCTTTTGTCTTTGGGATGGATGCCAATATATCAAACTTATTGACCATCTTGTGGCGTGGAGAAAGGTATTGGGCAAGTGGGCTCTGGTTCAAAGGTCGTTTCTCCTTGGAGGCATTCAACAACTACGAATCGGTCTTCTCTTTTAACTCAACAGAGAGTGAACGCTACTTCGTGTTTTCAGTTGATCGCCGCTATCCTGAAACAGTGTTTCCCACGATAACGATAGACCAGCATGGCGTTCTGCATATAAACAGGCTTGACAGAGAGCTAGCTCATGTCCGTTGCTCTCCTTTCACTTTGAGTAAAGAGGTCAGTTCCAGGGATCGGTATAGACAAGATTACAGCGGTCGGTATGAGAAAGAGTACAGAGATTGGTATGAGAAAGAGAACAGAGATCGGTATAGGGACCAGTATGAGAGAGAGTACAGTGATCAGTATGGGGGAAAACCCAGAGGTTGGTATGAAAAAAATTCCAGCGATTGTTATGGGAACAAATCCAGGGATTGTTTGCAGGCTGGTTGCACAGTCCCTGATATGGCACATGGGTTACTGAACTGCAATCCCTTTCGCTCTACCTATTTCGAAGAGGCAGGACCAGCTTTACTAGGCAGTGGTTCTGTTGTTAATGAGACCGGTGGAAGACTTAGTTCAGCTGATTGCCATGTTATATGTCTGCAGAACTGTTCTTGTGTTGCCTATGCCTCAACTAATGTGGATGGTACGGGCTGCGAGATATGGACTGATCCCTGCAAGCTGTGGTATACTGATCCTACCAACAACAGCTCGTCTTTTTCTCCTACTTCCAGAAGTATATACATTCGTGAACAAGGTCCGACATGTATGGAAAGTGATTCGGGAAATTATTTTCCGGGCTTTGGGGGAGACAGAGACAATGGAAATCCAGTAGTTTGGCTAATTGTTGGAGCATCACTCTTTCTAACCATACTTGTGATTGGTGTCATCATCTATAAGTATAAAGTAAAAG TAACTGATATATTCCGCAAAACATTCTACTTTTTACGTGGGAAAACCATTCAACTTAGCAAGGCCGCTTTTTACTTTTCACGGGAGAAAATCATTCAACCAAGTAAGGCGGCGTTTAGCTATCTATGGAGGAAAATCATTCAACCAA TGAATGGTTTCATTGGGAGGAAGCTTCTAACACTGAGGTACGGTTCAGCAGTAGACCGCGAATTGTTGCTGCGTGAACTGGGAATTGATAGGAGAGGCAGGCACAGGAGAAGTGCAAGGAAGAATAATAATGAACTTAACATTTTTAGCTTTGAGAGTGTAGCCTTGGCAACAGATTACTTCTCTGATGAGAACTTGCTTGGTGAAGGAGGTTTTGGTCCTGTCTATAAG GGGATGTTGATGAGTGGGGAAGAAGTGGCGATCAAGAGACTATCAATAGCATCAGGGCAAGGACTAGTGGAGTTCAAGAACGAGGCCATGCTTATTGCAAAACTTCAACACACGAATCTCGTGCAGTTGCTAGGATGTTGCATTGAGAAGGATGAGAAAATGTTGATTTACGAGTACATGCCTAACAAGGGCCTTGATTACTTCCTCTTTG ATCCATTGAGGAAAAATGTTTTAGATTGGAGGCTGAGGTTTAGGATCATGGAAGGGATCATTCAAGGGCTTTTGTACCTTCACAAGTACTCGAGATTGAAAGTAATACACAGAGACATCAAAGCCAGTAACATTTTGCTGGATGAGGATATGAATCCGAAGATATCGGATTTTGGGATGGCTCGGATATTTGGCGCCCAAGAATCCAAAGCCAACACCAGAAGAGTTGCTGGAACATT tGGCTATATGTGTCCTGAGTACTTCAGAGAAGGGCTATTCTCGGCTAAATCAGATGTGTTCAGCTTCGGTGTTCTGATGCTTGAAATAATTTGTGGAAGGAAGAACAATAGCTTCCACCATGACTCAGAAGGACCTCTCAATCTCATAGTTCAT GTGTGGAATCTGTTTAAAGAGAACAGAGTTGGCGAGGTGATAGATTCTTCTTTGGGAGATTCTGCACTTGAGAACCCTCAAGTGTTGAGATGCTTTCAAGTTGCTCTCTTGTGTGTACAAGAAAAGCCAGAAGACAGACCAAGTATGTTAGATGTTGTGTCCATGATATACGGCGACGGAAACAATGCTCTTTCTTTGCCTAAAGAGCCAGCTTTCTATGATGGTCCCCGGAGAAGCTCACCAGATACAGAGGTTGAGCAACCAGAAACGGAAAATGCATCAGTAAATAGAGTTTCCATCACGGTGATGGAAGCAAGGTGA
- the LOC103859994 gene encoding G-type lectin S-receptor-like serine/threonine-protein kinase CES101 isoform X2 → MHIAIFYSEFIKANPLRAAETSSNDTVSRSNDINLLAVLLIPRKLWRMQILSLFNTVNFRQGESCCQTDTLLQGESLKDGQELVSAFNIFKLKFFNFKNSSNLYLGVWYNNLYLNDIQDRPVWIANRDNPIPRRPGSLTIDSLGRLKILRGASSLLLNLSSTESTGNTTLKLLDSGNLQLTEMGPGGSTRVLWQSFDYPTDTLLPGMKLGFNVKTKKRWELRSGLSDTLPASGSFVFGMDANISNLLTILWRGERYWASGLWFKGRFSLEAFNNYESVFSFNSTESERYFVFSVDRRYPETVFPTITIDQHGVLHINRLDRELAHVRCSPFTLSKEVSSRDRYRQDYSGRYEKEYRDWYEKENRDRYRDQYEREYSDQYGGKPRGWYEKNSSDCYGNKSRDCLQAGCTVPDMAHGLLNCNPFRSTYFEEAGPALLGSGSVVNETGGRLSSADCHVICLQNCSCVAYASTNVDGTGCEIWTDPCKLWYTDPTNNSSSFSPTSRSIYIREQGPTCMESDSGNYFPGFGGDRDNGNPVVWLIVGASLFLTILVIGVIIYKYKVKVTDIFRKTFYFLRGKTIQLSKAAFYFSREKIIQPMNGFIGRKLLTLRYGSAVDRELLLRELGIDRRGRHRRSARKNNNELNIFSFESVALATDYFSDENLLGEGGFGPVYKGMLMSGEEVAIKRLSIASGQGLVEFKNEAMLIAKLQHTNLVQLLGCCIEKDEKMLIYEYMPNKGLDYFLFDPLRKNVLDWRLRFRIMEGIIQGLLYLHKYSRLKVIHRDIKASNILLDEDMNPKISDFGMARIFGAQESKANTRRVAGTFGYMCPEYFREGLFSAKSDVFSFGVLMLEIICGRKNNSFHHDSEGPLNLIVHVWNLFKENRVGEVIDSSLGDSALENPQVLRCFQVALLCVQEKPEDRPSMLDVVSMIYGDGNNALSLPKEPAFYDGPRRSSPDTEVEQPETENASVNRVSITVMEAR, encoded by the exons ATGCATATAGCCATATTTTACTCAGAATTTATTAAGGCTAACCCTCTGAGAGCTGCCGAGACTTCATCAAACGACACAGTTTCACGAAGCAATGACATAA ACTTACTCGCAGTGTTACTCATCCCCAGAAAGCTATGGAGAATGCAAATTTTAAGCCTTTTTAACACTGTTAACTTCAGacaag GAGAATCTTGCTGTCAAACGGATACTCTGCTTCAGGGGGAGTCCTTGAAAGATGGGCAAGAGCTGGTTTCAGCTTTCAACATCTTCAAGCTCAAGTTCTTCAACTTCAAGAACTCGAGCAACTTGTATCTTGGTGTTTGGTACAACAATTTGTATCTGAATGATATCCAAGACAGACCCGTCTGGATTGCTAACCGTGACAATCCGATTCCTAGACGCCCTGGAAGCCTCACGATTGACTCTCTTGGTAGGCTGAAGATTTTGAGAGGAGCATCAAGCCTACTGCTTAACCTGAGTTCTACTGAAAGCACTGGAAACACTACCCTTAAGCTGTTGGATTCTGGAAATCTCCAGCTCACGGAGATGGGTCCTGGTGGTTCCACGAGGGTTTTGTGGCAGAGCTTTGATTATCCGACTGATACTCTTCTCCCTGGGATGAAACTCGGTTTCAACGTCAAGACCAAGAAGAGATGGGAGCTGAGATCAGGGCTAAGTGATACTTTACCAGCTTCTGGATCTTTTGTCTTTGGGATGGATGCCAATATATCAAACTTATTGACCATCTTGTGGCGTGGAGAAAGGTATTGGGCAAGTGGGCTCTGGTTCAAAGGTCGTTTCTCCTTGGAGGCATTCAACAACTACGAATCGGTCTTCTCTTTTAACTCAACAGAGAGTGAACGCTACTTCGTGTTTTCAGTTGATCGCCGCTATCCTGAAACAGTGTTTCCCACGATAACGATAGACCAGCATGGCGTTCTGCATATAAACAGGCTTGACAGAGAGCTAGCTCATGTCCGTTGCTCTCCTTTCACTTTGAGTAAAGAGGTCAGTTCCAGGGATCGGTATAGACAAGATTACAGCGGTCGGTATGAGAAAGAGTACAGAGATTGGTATGAGAAAGAGAACAGAGATCGGTATAGGGACCAGTATGAGAGAGAGTACAGTGATCAGTATGGGGGAAAACCCAGAGGTTGGTATGAAAAAAATTCCAGCGATTGTTATGGGAACAAATCCAGGGATTGTTTGCAGGCTGGTTGCACAGTCCCTGATATGGCACATGGGTTACTGAACTGCAATCCCTTTCGCTCTACCTATTTCGAAGAGGCAGGACCAGCTTTACTAGGCAGTGGTTCTGTTGTTAATGAGACCGGTGGAAGACTTAGTTCAGCTGATTGCCATGTTATATGTCTGCAGAACTGTTCTTGTGTTGCCTATGCCTCAACTAATGTGGATGGTACGGGCTGCGAGATATGGACTGATCCCTGCAAGCTGTGGTATACTGATCCTACCAACAACAGCTCGTCTTTTTCTCCTACTTCCAGAAGTATATACATTCGTGAACAAGGTCCGACATGTATGGAAAGTGATTCGGGAAATTATTTTCCGGGCTTTGGGGGAGACAGAGACAATGGAAATCCAGTAGTTTGGCTAATTGTTGGAGCATCACTCTTTCTAACCATACTTGTGATTGGTGTCATCATCTATAAGTATAAAGTAAAAG TAACTGATATATTCCGCAAAACATTCTACTTTTTACGTGGGAAAACCATTCAACTTAGCAAGGCCGCTTTTTACTTTTCACGGGAGAAAATCATTCAACCAA TGAATGGTTTCATTGGGAGGAAGCTTCTAACACTGAGGTACGGTTCAGCAGTAGACCGCGAATTGTTGCTGCGTGAACTGGGAATTGATAGGAGAGGCAGGCACAGGAGAAGTGCAAGGAAGAATAATAATGAACTTAACATTTTTAGCTTTGAGAGTGTAGCCTTGGCAACAGATTACTTCTCTGATGAGAACTTGCTTGGTGAAGGAGGTTTTGGTCCTGTCTATAAG GGGATGTTGATGAGTGGGGAAGAAGTGGCGATCAAGAGACTATCAATAGCATCAGGGCAAGGACTAGTGGAGTTCAAGAACGAGGCCATGCTTATTGCAAAACTTCAACACACGAATCTCGTGCAGTTGCTAGGATGTTGCATTGAGAAGGATGAGAAAATGTTGATTTACGAGTACATGCCTAACAAGGGCCTTGATTACTTCCTCTTTG ATCCATTGAGGAAAAATGTTTTAGATTGGAGGCTGAGGTTTAGGATCATGGAAGGGATCATTCAAGGGCTTTTGTACCTTCACAAGTACTCGAGATTGAAAGTAATACACAGAGACATCAAAGCCAGTAACATTTTGCTGGATGAGGATATGAATCCGAAGATATCGGATTTTGGGATGGCTCGGATATTTGGCGCCCAAGAATCCAAAGCCAACACCAGAAGAGTTGCTGGAACATT tGGCTATATGTGTCCTGAGTACTTCAGAGAAGGGCTATTCTCGGCTAAATCAGATGTGTTCAGCTTCGGTGTTCTGATGCTTGAAATAATTTGTGGAAGGAAGAACAATAGCTTCCACCATGACTCAGAAGGACCTCTCAATCTCATAGTTCAT GTGTGGAATCTGTTTAAAGAGAACAGAGTTGGCGAGGTGATAGATTCTTCTTTGGGAGATTCTGCACTTGAGAACCCTCAAGTGTTGAGATGCTTTCAAGTTGCTCTCTTGTGTGTACAAGAAAAGCCAGAAGACAGACCAAGTATGTTAGATGTTGTGTCCATGATATACGGCGACGGAAACAATGCTCTTTCTTTGCCTAAAGAGCCAGCTTTCTATGATGGTCCCCGGAGAAGCTCACCAGATACAGAGGTTGAGCAACCAGAAACGGAAAATGCATCAGTAAATAGAGTTTCCATCACGGTGATGGAAGCAAGGTGA